From the genome of Pseudomonas bubulae:
ACACTCAAACACTTGAGTATCGATGAGCAGGTCAATATTGAACGCTCACATCGAACTGGCGATGAGAATGGCGGGCACGCACTGTACGGCCATGTTGAAAGTACCGCGCAGGTCGTGTCGTGGCAGCCACTGGGCGAAACGGTGACTGCGCAACTCCAGCTGGATGCGTCGACCTTTGCCTACCTGTTCAAAAAGGGTTTTGTCGGTATGCATGGCTGCAGCCTCACCATCGATAGCCTGGACGAAGAGCGGCACTGGGTGACGGTCAACCTGATTGCGCAAACACTCGCCCTGACCAATTTGAGCAGCTTGCGGGTGGGTGACCGGGTCAATATCGAAATCGACCAGACCACCCGCACCCTGGTGGATACCCTTAGGACTACCCTGGCCCGCCTGCTCCCAGGAAACCTGTAGCGTACGGCAAAGCAGTCGTCGTTGATGCCATCGCGCGCAGGCTCGCTCCCACGACAGTGCTGTAAGCACTCCGGCTGTGTGAACGACACAAAACCTGTGGAAGCTGGCTTGCCTGCGATGCAAGCGACAAGGTCTTGAGAGCAATCACTCAATACCCACCTGATTACGCCCATTCTTCTTGGCCAGGTAAAGCCCCTTGTCCGCCGCCGAAATCAGCTCACGGCAGTTGCTACCCTGCTGCGGGGTCATGGTCGACAGGCCAATACTGATGGTCAGGCTGGAGCCTGCTGTCGGCGAAATATGCGGGATTTTCATCGCTTCAACCGCCATGCGCAGTTTTTCTGCCACCAGCCGCGCGCCGCCCTGGGAAGTGTTGGGCAGTACAATGGCAAATTCCTCACCGCCATAACGGGCCGGCAAGTCAGATGGCCGGCTGCTGGCATCACGGATGCCCGCCGCCACCTTGCGCAACGCTTCATCGCCGTCCAGATGGCCAAACGAGTCGTTGTATGATTTGAAGTAATCAACATCGATCATCAACAACGACAATTGGTTCTGCTCACGCATGGCGCGACGCCATTCCAGCTCAAGGTATTCATCAAAGTGACGGCGGTTGGACAGCCCGGTCAGGCCATCGGAGTTCATCAGCCGTTGCAGCACCAGATTGGTGTCCAGCAATTGCTGTTGGCTGACCCGCAGCGCACGGTAGGCAGCATCACGCTGCAACAGCGTCATGTAGGAGCGCGAGTGATAGCGGATACGCGCCACCAGTTCGATGTTGTCCGGCAGCTTCACCAGGTAATCATTGGCCCCGGCCGAGAACGCCGCGCTTTTGATCAACGGGTCTTCTTTGGTGGACAACACGATAATCGGGATATTTTGCGTCGCCG
Proteins encoded in this window:
- a CDS encoding riboflavin synthase subunit alpha — protein: MYTGIVQGTARVLSVHTQAGHKRIVLAQKASLFENVDIGASVSVNGTCLTVVAYSAGTATFDISHRTAEITTLKHLSIDEQVNIERSHRTGDENGGHALYGHVESTAQVVSWQPLGETVTAQLQLDASTFAYLFKKGFVGMHGCSLTIDSLDEERHWVTVNLIAQTLALTNLSSLRVGDRVNIEIDQTTRTLVDTLRTTLARLLPGNL
- a CDS encoding diguanylate cyclase produces the protein MSDLQLDDVKTDENAAMVLLVDDQAMIGEAVRRGLALEQNIDFHFCADPHQAIAQAIRIKPTVILQDLVMPGLDGLSLVREYRNHPATQNIPIIVLSTKEDPLIKSAAFSAGANDYLVKLPDNIELVARIRYHSRSYMTLLQRDAAYRALRVSQQQLLDTNLVLQRLMNSDGLTGLSNRRHFDEYLELEWRRAMREQNQLSLLMIDVDYFKSYNDSFGHLDGDEALRKVAAGIRDASSRPSDLPARYGGEEFAIVLPNTSQGGARLVAEKLRMAVEAMKIPHISPTAGSSLTISIGLSTMTPQQGSNCRELISAADKGLYLAKKNGRNQVGIE